One Thermicanus aegyptius DSM 12793 DNA segment encodes these proteins:
- a CDS encoding tautomerase family protein, producing MPYVNIKVTKEKIPVTAEQKERLIQGVTRLLQEVLGKNPKTTVVVIDEVDTDNWGIGGESVTIRRKRGE from the coding sequence ATGCCGTATGTGAACATTAAGGTAACCAAGGAAAAAATTCCGGTTACGGCGGAACAAAAAGAGCGGCTAATTCAAGGCGTAACCCGGCTGCTTCAAGAAGTCCTGGGTAAAAACCCCAAAACTACGGTGGTCGTCATCGATGAAGTGGATACGGACAATTGGGGCATCGGAGGAGAGTCGGTGACCATAAGGCGAAAACGCGGTGAGTAG